From one Treponema denticola genomic stretch:
- a CDS encoding FMN-binding protein produces the protein MKTYKIILAALCFICIFSCSKTETKKSIKYKDGVYKSFANIKDDWGGTAEVEIKIKEGKIVECTFLSYEKNGNLKGPEYGKVDGVIKNMGLYKIAQASVLRAAEYGQKLVETQNIDDVDVIAGASISYKLFKDAVENALQGAKEN, from the coding sequence ATGAAAACTTATAAAATTATTTTGGCTGCACTGTGTTTTATCTGTATTTTTTCTTGTTCAAAAACGGAAACAAAGAAAAGTATAAAATATAAAGACGGCGTTTATAAGTCTTTTGCCAATATTAAAGACGATTGGGGCGGAACAGCCGAGGTTGAAATAAAAATTAAAGAAGGTAAGATTGTTGAGTGTACATTTTTGTCTTACGAAAAAAACGGCAACCTAAAAGGGCCTGAATACGGAAAGGTTGACGGAGTTATAAAAAATATGGGCCTTTATAAAATTGCTCAAGCTTCTGTTTTAAGAGCTGCGGAGTACGGTCAAAAATTAGTTGAAACTCAAAATATTGATGATGTCGATGTAATAGCCGGTGCTTCAATTTCTTATAAACTGTTTAAAGATGCGGTTGAAAATGCATTGCAGGGTGCAAAAGAAAATTAA
- a CDS encoding DUF4418 family protein, with protein sequence MKRYIFSALIIIIGLLVLFAPFGFAHVCSPKADGSFMKCHWMGEAVRLLGGLITLSGLAFFICKKSRFGISVYNIGTGVSLILLETLVIGTCKHSNMSCNVYTKPIVILLAIALIAVSLVYVFLSRKEKVE encoded by the coding sequence ATGAAAAGATACATATTCAGTGCACTCATTATTATAATCGGTCTATTGGTTTTATTTGCTCCGTTCGGCTTTGCCCATGTATGTTCTCCTAAGGCTGACGGCAGTTTTATGAAATGTCATTGGATGGGAGAAGCTGTGAGGTTGTTAGGGGGGCTGATTACCTTATCAGGACTTGCTTTTTTTATTTGTAAAAAATCACGTTTCGGAATATCTGTATACAATATCGGAACCGGGGTAAGTCTTATTTTGTTAGAAACCCTTGTTATAGGTACCTGTAAGCACTCAAATATGAGCTGTAATGTTTATACAAAGCCTATAGTTATTCTATTGGCTATTGCTTTGATTGCGGTAAGCCTTGTTTATGTTTTTCTTTCACGTAAAGAAAAAGTTGAGTAA
- a CDS encoding ABC transporter permease: protein MFWRMIAGALFRQKGKMVMIAFTIALGASLSTSMLNTMLGVGDKVNQELKTYGANINVAHKESSLLDDIYGEESGNTKKFLKEDELYKIKTIFWAYNIVDYAPFLNVQVDCDGADKPVRLSGTWFDFRIDLHTGQEVITGIRRMRTWWEVNGNWVSDDDNSSCMVGSLFAGRNNLKVGDEIKLTGAAASKILKISAIFNSGSNEDDVIFTTLHTAQEFLGKTNVCESIEVSALTTPDNDLARKAARNPLSLTIKEMEIWYCTAYVSSICYQIQEVMTDAVAKPIRQVAESEGAILNKTTLLMLLITVLSLIASALGISNLVTASVMDRRAEIGLKKAIGASNTAVTVSVLTEVMVIGIIGGAVGYFIGLGLTQIIGRSVFGSAIPPAPMVIPIVVLIIFLITLLGSFPSVKYLLKLNPTEVLHGK, encoded by the coding sequence ATGTTTTGGAGAATGATAGCGGGTGCTCTTTTTAGGCAAAAAGGAAAAATGGTGATGATAGCTTTTACCATTGCCCTAGGTGCAAGTCTTTCAACTTCTATGCTTAACACAATGCTCGGTGTAGGAGATAAGGTAAACCAAGAGCTTAAAACTTATGGAGCCAATATCAATGTTGCTCATAAAGAATCTTCTCTTTTAGATGATATTTACGGAGAAGAATCCGGAAACACAAAAAAATTCTTAAAAGAAGATGAATTGTATAAAATTAAGACCATATTTTGGGCATACAATATTGTCGACTATGCACCTTTTTTAAATGTGCAGGTAGACTGTGATGGAGCAGATAAGCCTGTCCGCCTGTCGGGTACATGGTTCGATTTTAGAATAGACTTACATACGGGGCAGGAAGTTATAACCGGAATAAGAAGAATGCGTACATGGTGGGAAGTAAACGGAAACTGGGTTTCGGATGATGATAATTCTTCCTGTATGGTAGGAAGTCTTTTTGCAGGAAGGAATAACTTAAAAGTAGGGGACGAGATAAAACTTACAGGTGCTGCAGCCTCTAAAATATTAAAGATCTCTGCAATTTTTAATTCGGGAAGCAATGAAGATGATGTAATTTTTACTACATTGCATACAGCCCAAGAATTTTTAGGAAAGACAAATGTTTGTGAAAGCATCGAGGTAAGCGCTTTGACGACTCCCGACAATGATTTGGCAAGAAAGGCCGCAAGAAACCCTTTAAGTTTAACTATAAAAGAAATGGAAATATGGTATTGTACCGCCTATGTAAGCAGTATATGTTATCAGATTCAGGAAGTTATGACGGATGCGGTTGCAAAGCCGATAAGACAGGTGGCTGAATCAGAAGGTGCTATCTTAAATAAGACAACTTTGTTAATGCTTTTAATTACCGTTTTAAGTTTGATTGCTTCGGCCCTCGGTATTTCAAACTTAGTAACGGCGAGCGTTATGGATAGAAGGGCTGAAATCGGTTTAAAAAAAGCAATCGGGGCAAGTAATACGGCCGTTACCGTTTCGGTTTTAACTGAGGTTATGGTGATAGGAATTATCGGCGGTGCCGTCGGATATTTTATAGGATTGGGTTTAACGCAGATAATAGGCCGAAGCGTTTTCGGTTCTGCAATTCCGCCGGCTCCCATGGTTATTCCCATTGTGGTTCTTATTATTTTTTTGATTACCCTTTTGGGAAGTTTTCCGTCGGTGAAATATTTATTAAAGCTAAACCCTACGGAAGTTTTGCACGGAAAATAA
- a CDS encoding ABC transporter permease — MENLQIKKLTVFELAKLNIKRKPFRTVSLIILTAVLAFSLFAGSFLVKSLRGGMLSLSNRLGADIIVVPQGYDSKIESALLRGEPNSFYFDTEVVDRIKKIEGVELASPQLFIATLSAGCCSFPLQIIGIDFDSDFNVKPWLKKQIKLPLLDNQIVAGSNVSGDYNSQVKFFNQPFVIAGRLTKTGMGFDNSIFMTIENARKLAKEYERIMQHPVAKNENLISSVMVRINPRYDAGEVAKKIREEFKGEEIYPLISKRMMTNISSSISSLNIYVYILIAILWVLSFIVLAVSFSSIFNERKEEFGMLRIIGSTKKKLFELAVLESLMISMSGAIIGTVLSCLIMFLFNQAIVAGMKMPFLNPSFLWTFVCFLLTFALISVIGPLAALKTMYNFTKKEPALSKS, encoded by the coding sequence ATGGAGAATTTACAAATAAAAAAACTGACCGTATTTGAGCTTGCAAAATTAAATATCAAAAGAAAACCTTTTAGAACTGTAAGCTTAATTATTCTTACGGCTGTTTTAGCCTTTAGTCTTTTTGCAGGAAGTTTTTTGGTAAAAAGTTTAAGGGGCGGAATGTTGTCGCTTTCAAATCGTCTGGGTGCGGATATTATTGTCGTCCCCCAAGGTTATGACTCAAAGATTGAAAGTGCCTTATTGAGAGGGGAACCTAATAGTTTTTATTTTGATACGGAAGTCGTAGACCGTATAAAAAAAATTGAAGGGGTTGAACTCGCATCTCCCCAGCTTTTTATTGCAACCCTCTCCGCGGGCTGCTGCTCTTTTCCTCTACAGATTATAGGTATAGATTTTGATTCCGATTTTAATGTAAAACCTTGGCTTAAAAAACAGATAAAACTTCCTCTTTTGGATAATCAAATTGTAGCCGGAAGTAATGTGTCCGGTGATTATAATTCTCAAGTAAAATTTTTTAATCAGCCCTTTGTAATTGCAGGCCGTTTGACTAAAACGGGAATGGGGTTTGATAATTCCATTTTTATGACAATAGAAAATGCGCGGAAGCTTGCAAAAGAGTATGAAAGAATTATGCAGCATCCTGTTGCAAAAAATGAAAATTTGATTTCAAGTGTTATGGTAAGGATTAATCCGAGATACGACGCAGGTGAGGTAGCTAAAAAGATAAGAGAAGAATTTAAGGGTGAAGAAATTTATCCTTTAATATCGAAGAGGATGATGACAAATATATCTTCAAGTATTTCAAGCTTAAATATCTATGTTTATATCCTTATTGCGATCCTATGGGTTCTTTCGTTTATCGTATTGGCCGTTTCTTTTTCTTCGATTTTTAATGAGCGTAAAGAAGAATTCGGAATGTTGAGGATAATAGGAAGTACCAAAAAGAAATTATTTGAACTTGCGGTTTTAGAATCTCTTATGATAAGTATGTCCGGAGCAATTATAGGAACGGTTCTTTCATGTTTGATTATGTTTTTATTTAATCAGGCAATTGTTGCAGGAATGAAGATGCCTTTTTTAAATCCTTCTTTTCTTTGGACCTTTGTTTGCTTTCTTTTGACTTTTGCCCTTATTTCGGTAATCGGTCCCCTTGCAGCCCTTAAAACTATGTATAATTTTACAAAAAAAGAGCCGGCTTTATCAAAATCTTAA
- a CDS encoding FTR1 family iron permease, with protein MEVIEKASKRLLMFFLLFSLCLSLFATEKEDLSSWTKIVEKMEIHLNNAYELYTQGKTREAYDEVNAAYFRYYESKGMEKITMSYLSGARKTAVENAFYEYRKNVKSDKDSEMIRAHKDALIAMLYHDAAELDGTSNDKGGSGKSAAVATFISCFVLILREGLEAILVIAAIIAYLVKTGKKKYISSVYIGALAGILVSIVLAFLFGLLAGAQSGIAQEIFEGIGMFVAVIVLFYVSNWMISKSETEAWERYIQKKVESSVSTGNKWVLVFAAFIAVAREGAELILFFQGVPVQGASGQRAMILAIVLSVIILAGVFLAFRFLSVKLPLKPFFTVTSILMYILCFSFTGKGVSELQAAGVVGKTIIPWMQSFELDFLGIYATYESLIPQIIVLITIIVFSSLYVKKNKKILAELKKKEGKE; from the coding sequence ATGGAAGTGATAGAAAAAGCCTCTAAAAGGCTTTTGATGTTTTTTTTATTGTTTTCTCTTTGTTTATCTCTCTTTGCAACAGAAAAAGAAGACTTGAGTTCATGGACTAAAATAGTCGAAAAAATGGAAATTCACCTGAATAATGCCTACGAATTGTATACACAGGGGAAAACCCGCGAAGCCTATGACGAAGTAAATGCCGCTTATTTTAGATATTACGAATCCAAGGGAATGGAAAAGATAACGATGAGCTATCTTTCCGGTGCTCGCAAAACGGCTGTCGAAAACGCTTTTTATGAGTACAGAAAAAACGTAAAAAGCGATAAGGACAGCGAAATGATAAGAGCTCATAAGGACGCTCTTATAGCGATGCTCTACCATGATGCAGCCGAACTTGACGGTACTTCCAATGACAAGGGCGGAAGCGGAAAATCGGCGGCTGTTGCTACCTTTATTTCCTGCTTTGTGCTTATACTGCGTGAAGGCTTGGAAGCTATTTTGGTTATAGCGGCTATTATCGCTTATCTTGTAAAAACCGGAAAAAAGAAGTACATATCTTCCGTTTATATCGGAGCTCTTGCCGGTATTCTTGTAAGTATAGTTTTAGCATTTTTATTCGGTTTATTGGCAGGTGCGCAAAGCGGTATAGCTCAAGAGATTTTTGAAGGTATCGGAATGTTTGTTGCCGTAATAGTTTTATTCTATGTAAGCAACTGGATGATTTCAAAATCGGAAACGGAAGCATGGGAAAGATACATTCAAAAGAAGGTTGAATCTTCGGTATCGACCGGTAATAAGTGGGTCTTGGTTTTTGCAGCCTTTATTGCCGTTGCAAGAGAAGGAGCCGAGCTTATTTTGTTCTTCCAAGGTGTTCCCGTTCAAGGTGCAAGCGGTCAAAGAGCTATGATTTTAGCTATTGTATTATCGGTTATTATTTTAGCCGGTGTTTTCCTTGCCTTTAGATTTTTAAGCGTAAAACTGCCCCTAAAGCCGTTTTTTACAGTAACAAGTATTTTAATGTACATACTTTGTTTTTCGTTTACGGGAAAGGGAGTTTCGGAATTGCAGGCTGCAGGTGTGGTCGGAAAGACTATAATCCCGTGGATGCAAAGTTTTGAGTTGGATTTTTTAGGCATATATGCAACCTATGAAAGTTTGATACCTCAAATAATAGTTTTAATTACGATTATAGTCTTTTCAAGTTTATATGTCAAAAAAAATAAAAAGATTCTTGCCGAATTAAAAAAGAAAGAAGGTAAAGAATAA
- a CDS encoding ATP-binding cassette domain-containing protein translates to MKIFKNWGETVLFCLLVFTLTAFNASISLIIARLADIANTGTVETVLKFLAFCFVFIIFGIIISYIVKNYFHKIVYRYMLRYKNAVYSSALLTKYGENVDSGEYINALTNDAMQIETLYVTSCLTALQEIFSFICGTVVAITIHPLLFVLIFVFGCIEAAFMKARSKAMVHATEILSKNNEAYAQNLKSHLEANLLLRMEHLLAWSQRLIFQSTDTALSSHRKQKQAMTKTQITTITIGLLATLVVMGAASILAIYKIVSIGAVLAAGSLIGTISAPIGELGRIYADYKAGKELNNKIKNKFHLSDEEVNFDSTDTLDKINIERISVSNLDFSVEEKHILKNIDFNFEGGKKYAVVGQAGSGKSTLLKLIAGILDSNSHITYNGKILNTSEIFDNICYIPQNITILEDTLEKNICLNKKDCSGSIIEKLALTELAEKRKADGNKIDATVSGGEKQKIAMARALVKDASVFLLDEFNSGLDNYSIKLIEDIVTAQKDKLVIFITHRLNPETLKKCDEILFMQDGKIAEHGNFSALLENKNSLFKNFYENDAEKINNPPHE, encoded by the coding sequence ATGAAAATCTTTAAAAATTGGGGCGAAACGGTTTTATTTTGTTTGCTTGTATTTACTCTAACAGCATTCAATGCGTCCATTTCGCTGATTATTGCCCGCTTAGCCGATATTGCAAATACCGGTACGGTTGAAACCGTTCTCAAATTTTTAGCTTTTTGTTTTGTTTTTATAATATTTGGGATTATAATTAGCTACATAGTTAAAAATTACTTTCATAAAATTGTGTACCGCTATATGCTTAGATATAAAAATGCGGTTTATTCATCGGCTCTCCTTACAAAATACGGAGAAAATGTAGATTCCGGTGAATATATAAATGCCTTAACAAATGATGCAATGCAAATCGAGACGCTCTATGTTACTTCCTGTTTAACCGCTTTACAGGAAATATTTTCTTTTATATGCGGTACGGTTGTCGCTATTACGATTCACCCGCTCTTGTTTGTTTTAATCTTCGTTTTCGGCTGCATAGAGGCGGCATTTATGAAAGCAAGAAGCAAGGCGATGGTACACGCTACTGAAATTTTATCAAAGAATAATGAAGCTTATGCACAAAATCTTAAGTCTCACTTGGAAGCCAATTTACTTTTACGAATGGAACACTTATTGGCTTGGTCGCAGCGGCTGATTTTTCAAAGTACCGATACGGCTCTATCATCTCACCGAAAGCAAAAACAAGCAATGACAAAAACGCAAATAACGACAATAACGATTGGTCTCCTTGCGACGCTTGTTGTTATGGGGGCTGCATCTATTTTAGCAATTTACAAAATAGTTTCTATCGGAGCGGTACTTGCTGCCGGTAGTTTAATCGGTACGATTTCAGCGCCTATCGGAGAGTTAGGGCGTATTTATGCCGATTACAAAGCGGGAAAAGAATTAAATAATAAAATTAAGAATAAATTTCATTTAAGCGATGAGGAAGTGAATTTTGACAGCACGGACACCTTAGATAAAATCAATATTGAACGCATTAGCGTATCGAATTTGGATTTTTCGGTTGAAGAAAAACATATCTTAAAAAATATCGATTTTAATTTTGAAGGCGGAAAAAAATATGCGGTTGTAGGTCAAGCCGGTTCCGGTAAAAGTACACTTCTAAAACTGATTGCAGGTATTTTAGATTCCAATTCGCACATTACATACAATGGAAAAATTTTAAACACTTCCGAAATTTTTGATAACATCTGCTACATTCCGCAAAACATCACAATTTTAGAAGACACGCTTGAAAAAAATATTTGCCTCAATAAAAAAGATTGTTCAGGCAGTATTATAGAAAAACTGGCTTTAACCGAATTGGCGGAAAAACGGAAAGCTGACGGCAATAAAATCGATGCGACAGTTTCGGGCGGCGAAAAACAAAAAATAGCGATGGCTCGTGCATTGGTAAAAGATGCTTCCGTTTTTTTACTCGATGAATTTAATTCAGGTTTGGATAATTACAGCATTAAACTTATCGAAGACATTGTTACGGCACAAAAAGATAAGCTCGTTATTTTTATCACACACAGATTAAATCCCGAAACCTTAAAAAAGTGTGATGAGATTCTTTTTATGCAGGACGGCAAAATTGCAGAACATGGGAATTTTTCAGCCTTGCTGGAAAATAAAAACTCCCTGTTTAAAAATTTTTATGAAAACGATGCTGAAAAAATCAACAACCCTCCGCACGAATAA
- a CDS encoding ABC transporter ATP-binding protein: MNILTLTEISKIYGDLKALDKINLTVEEGEWLSIMGPSGSGKTTLMNIIGCMDKPSLGKIDLAGQDISKLSSKELTIVRRDMIGLVFQQFHLVNYLTALENVMMAQYYHSLPDEREALEALESVGLKERAKHLPNQLSGGEQQRVCIARALINHPKLLLADEPTGNLDEKNEKLVMEIFEKLHNAGSTIIVVTHDPEVADQAERMVVLEHGKIARIEKMSRVRPSRGENV; the protein is encoded by the coding sequence ATGAATATTTTAACATTAACCGAAATTTCAAAAATATATGGAGATTTAAAAGCCCTCGATAAAATAAATTTGACGGTTGAAGAGGGCGAGTGGCTTTCTATAATGGGGCCTTCGGGTTCAGGTAAAACCACATTGATGAACATAATCGGCTGTATGGATAAACCTTCTTTAGGAAAAATTGATTTGGCTGGTCAGGACATTTCAAAGCTTTCTTCTAAAGAATTGACGATAGTCAGGCGGGATATGATAGGTTTGGTTTTTCAACAATTTCACCTTGTAAACTATCTTACAGCCCTTGAAAATGTTATGATGGCCCAGTACTATCACAGCCTACCGGATGAAAGGGAAGCTCTTGAGGCCCTTGAAAGTGTGGGTTTAAAAGAAAGAGCCAAGCATCTGCCCAATCAATTATCGGGAGGAGAACAGCAGCGTGTCTGTATTGCCCGTGCTCTGATAAATCATCCCAAGCTCCTGCTTGCCGATGAGCCTACGGGAAACCTTGATGAAAAGAATGAAAAACTTGTAATGGAAATTTTTGAAAAACTCCATAATGCGGGAAGTACCATCATAGTTGTAACCCACGATCCTGAAGTTGCAGATCAGGCTGAACGGATGGTAGTTCTTGAGCACGGTAAAATAGCAAGAATTGAAAAAATGAGCAGGGTAAGGCCCTCAAGAGGAGAGAATGTATGA
- a CDS encoding ABC transporter ATP-binding protein, whose amino-acid sequence MLLKTKSLSKSFARGRNSFFAVKNVDISISASDFVFIVGRSGSGKTTFLNLISGILDPTQGQVFFEDEDISSMSDTAKSFYRNESIGFVPQFLAYLPNLSVFDNVRVPFFLFNRDGDSEGRALSLLELMDIAHLKNEMPQNLSGGEVKRMLIARALMNSPKLLIADEPTANLDKETSETVMNLIKSVNKLGTAVLIVTHDSEILNEDSTIYRMDDGELKRE is encoded by the coding sequence ATGCTTTTAAAAACGAAATCGCTTTCCAAATCCTTTGCCAGAGGCAGAAATTCTTTTTTTGCAGTAAAAAATGTAGACATTTCCATTTCGGCTTCCGATTTTGTATTCATTGTAGGACGTTCCGGTTCGGGAAAAACAACCTTTCTTAATTTAATATCAGGTATTTTAGATCCTACGCAGGGGCAGGTCTTTTTTGAAGATGAGGATATTTCATCTATGAGCGATACCGCTAAGAGCTTTTACCGAAATGAGTCGATAGGCTTTGTTCCTCAGTTTTTAGCTTATTTGCCGAATCTTTCGGTCTTTGATAACGTAAGGGTTCCGTTTTTTTTATTTAACAGGGACGGCGACAGTGAGGGCAGGGCTTTAAGCCTTCTGGAACTGATGGATATAGCTCATTTAAAGAACGAGATGCCCCAAAATTTATCCGGCGGAGAAGTAAAGCGGATGTTGATTGCAAGGGCTCTTATGAATTCTCCCAAATTACTCATTGCAGACGAACCTACGGCAAATCTTGACAAGGAAACTTCTGAAACGGTTATGAATCTTATAAAAAGTGTTAATAAACTAGGTACCGCCGTTTTGATTGTAACCCATGATTCTGAAATTTTAAATGAGGATAGTACCATATATAGAATGGATGACGGAGAATTAAAAAGGGAATAG
- a CDS encoding Fe-S-containing protein, translated as MFWRYTILKFYIRVIEAGIGFALVLAVVFASFRTQKPEKKRYIVFLGILTGFIGSIVSAILRSIPNYINRTNFAFWSMIPVSIFFLILIVLLLFKTKAKKSLLYENIFGTSVFLYTAATIFYYLPVIITLSTTLVNYGESAVSTLVLYRLIGYLLGIVFIILASLSIYKTLIKLSDIELNITVIASLCILGITQVVVIIQRLYSLRIIPRNDFIFLFIATVVNNGNFFIFAVIVFIMFAPILLWKKNIKITEAYNNNAELRKIKAKKRNAKRWARFSLSLLLISVFSLSFLRFYVDREVPLSPPENYTIADGMAVISLEQLEDDKLHRYEYITEQGISMRFIAIKKSEGAYGVGLDACDICGPSGYFERNNEVICKLCDVVMNKATIGFPGGCNPVPIPYIVHDGNIKIKISDLESEAHRFK; from the coding sequence ATGTTTTGGAGGTACACCATTTTAAAATTTTATATAAGGGTTATTGAAGCAGGTATAGGCTTTGCCTTAGTCCTTGCAGTTGTTTTTGCTTCATTTAGAACTCAAAAACCTGAAAAAAAACGGTATATTGTTTTTTTAGGTATACTCACAGGATTTATCGGCAGTATTGTTTCTGCAATATTAAGATCTATTCCTAATTATATAAATAGAACCAATTTTGCCTTTTGGTCGATGATTCCCGTCAGTATATTTTTCTTAATTTTAATTGTTCTTTTACTGTTTAAAACAAAAGCGAAAAAATCTTTATTGTACGAAAATATTTTCGGTACAAGCGTTTTTTTATATACGGCTGCAACGATATTTTATTATCTTCCCGTTATAATAACTCTTTCTACAACATTGGTTAATTACGGCGAAAGTGCGGTAAGCACCCTCGTTTTATATAGACTTATAGGCTACTTGCTCGGAATAGTTTTTATTATTCTTGCAAGTCTTTCAATCTATAAAACTTTGATAAAGTTATCAGATATTGAATTAAATATTACCGTAATAGCTTCTCTTTGTATTTTAGGGATAACTCAAGTTGTGGTAATAATTCAGCGTTTATATTCTTTAAGAATAATTCCGCGCAATGATTTTATTTTTTTGTTTATTGCAACTGTGGTAAATAACGGAAACTTTTTTATATTTGCCGTCATTGTGTTTATAATGTTTGCTCCGATTCTTTTATGGAAAAAAAATATTAAAATTACCGAAGCATATAATAATAATGCCGAATTAAGAAAAATAAAAGCAAAGAAGCGTAATGCAAAAAGATGGGCTCGATTTTCTTTAAGCCTTTTATTGATTTCTGTTTTTTCTTTATCTTTTTTGCGTTTTTATGTAGACAGAGAAGTTCCTTTGTCACCGCCTGAAAATTATACGATTGCAGACGGTATGGCTGTTATTTCTTTAGAACAGTTGGAAGATGATAAACTTCACCGCTATGAATATATAACGGAACAAGGAATCAGTATGCGTTTTATTGCCATAAAAAAAAGTGAAGGCGCTTACGGTGTAGGCCTTGATGCCTGCGATATATGCGGTCCCAGCGGTTATTTTGAACGGAATAATGAAGTAATCTGTAAACTTTGCGATGTAGTTATGAATAAGGCTACCATAGGTTTTCCCGGAGGATGTAATCCGGTTCCAATTCCTTATATTGTACATGACGGGAATATTAAAATAAAGATATCAGACCTTGAGTCCGAAGCTCATCGTTTTAAATAG
- a CDS encoding ABC transporter permease: protein MTKNKMYFKMIMSSLLRRRSRMLVALLAIAIGSTVLSGLLTIYYDIPRQMGTVFRSYGANMIFLPSESDAKIKKEQIDKIKKEIDSGKLVGFAPYIYKPAKVNEQPYMIAATDLISAKNNSPYWLVRGQWPKEKKEVLIGHEISKAIGLSIGDNFIVNTPKPDGDVTVNEFKVSGIVTTGGVEEEFIFMSLDDIKNIVGYNDAFDVIECSIDGNRDYLNLIAEKVSNDVKGITPRLVKRVTESQDTVLSKLQALVWIVTIIVLFLTMICVTTTMMAVVVERRKEIGLKKALGASNKSVVIDFLGEAVMLGLMGGILGIGLGYLFANNVSISVFAREVSFPIRLAPFTVISSIVITIVASLFPVRATVDVDPALVLRGE from the coding sequence ATGACTAAAAATAAGATGTATTTTAAAATGATAATGAGTTCTTTATTGCGGCGCCGTTCAAGAATGTTGGTAGCTTTACTGGCTATTGCAATCGGTTCAACCGTTTTATCGGGCTTATTGACTATTTACTACGACATTCCGCGGCAGATGGGAACGGTATTTCGCTCTTATGGGGCAAATATGATATTTCTTCCTTCCGAAAGCGATGCAAAAATAAAAAAAGAGCAAATCGATAAAATTAAAAAAGAAATCGATTCAGGCAAACTTGTAGGTTTTGCTCCTTATATTTATAAACCTGCAAAGGTAAACGAGCAGCCCTATATGATAGCTGCTACCGATCTTATAAGTGCAAAGAACAATAGTCCCTATTGGCTTGTACGTGGACAATGGCCTAAAGAAAAAAAGGAAGTTTTAATCGGCCATGAAATAAGTAAGGCTATAGGTTTATCTATAGGAGATAATTTTATTGTAAACACTCCGAAACCTGACGGAGATGTAACCGTAAATGAGTTTAAGGTTTCAGGCATAGTTACAACAGGTGGTGTCGAAGAAGAGTTTATCTTTATGAGCCTTGATGATATAAAAAACATTGTCGGCTATAATGATGCCTTCGATGTAATTGAGTGCAGTATTGACGGAAATAGGGACTATCTTAATTTAATTGCCGAAAAAGTTTCAAACGATGTAAAAGGTATTACCCCCCGTCTTGTAAAGCGCGTTACCGAATCTCAGGATACGGTTTTAAGTAAACTTCAAGCCCTTGTTTGGATTGTTACCATTATTGTTTTGTTTTTGACTATGATATGTGTTACTACTACCATGATGGCCGTAGTGGTGGAACGCCGAAAAGAAATAGGCTTAAAAAAAGCTTTAGGTGCTTCCAATAAAAGTGTTGTTATAGATTTTTTGGGAGAAGCGGTTATGCTTGGGCTCATGGGCGGTATTTTGGGAATAGGGCTCGGTTACTTGTTTGCAAATAATGTAAGTATAAGTGTCTTTGCAAGAGAGGTTTCCTTTCCTATAAGGCTGGCGCCTTTTACCGTAATTTCTTCTATTGTTATAACTATTGTTGCCTCCCTCTTTCCCGTAAGGGCAACTGTGGATGTTGACCCTGCTCTTGTTTTGCGCGGAGAGTAA
- a CDS encoding iron transporter, translating to MKKTLSCIFALLAIAFVITSCEKNEAGQAAKPAPTEEKTAAPKPEEEGAAGFDEFPIGDEQDAGILTVAGVYFQPVDMEPAGNSLSKNEADCHMEADISANEKGATLGYGAGDFVPYLHVKAYIQKVGSSKVQEVAFMPMNASDGPHYGANVKFEEGLGKYNIKFEIKAPGNDYLLHVDKETGVTGRFWTEPIVVEWKDFEWTGPQW from the coding sequence ATGAAAAAAACTTTATCTTGTATTTTTGCATTGCTTGCAATTGCTTTTGTAATTACATCATGCGAAAAAAATGAAGCAGGACAGGCTGCAAAACCTGCTCCTACTGAAGAGAAAACGGCCGCCCCTAAACCCGAAGAGGAAGGCGCTGCCGGTTTTGACGAGTTCCCCATCGGTGATGAGCAAGATGCCGGAATCTTAACGGTTGCAGGTGTTTATTTTCAGCCTGTAGATATGGAACCTGCCGGTAACAGTTTGTCAAAGAACGAAGCTGATTGCCACATGGAAGCCGATATTTCTGCCAATGAAAAAGGCGCAACATTGGGTTACGGTGCTGGCGACTTTGTTCCTTACTTACATGTTAAGGCTTACATCCAAAAAGTAGGTTCTTCAAAGGTACAGGAAGTTGCATTTATGCCGATGAATGCCAGTGACGGACCTCACTATGGTGCTAACGTAAAATTTGAAGAAGGCTTAGGTAAGTACAATATCAAGTTTGAAATTAAGGCACCGGGAAATGATTATCTTCTTCATGTCGACAAAGAAACAGGCGTTACCGGACGTTTCTGGACGGAACCCATCGTTGTTGAATGGAAAGATTTTGAATGGACAGGACCTCAGTGGTAA